The genomic window AATATTACTGGGGATGGAAACCGCAGCCCGCCGGACTTGACTGGTCAGGCCGAACATTTCTTCCTTGGGGAAATCCGAGGTAAGCCGATAAATTTCGGTCACTAATGCAACGGCTTTCTTCCAGGCCATCAAATCCCGATATGACCGTATTGCGACGCTCATATTTTTTCCTTTCCCTAATCCCTAATCCCTAATCCCTAATCCCTAAAAATAAAGGGGGCATAGGGCTCGCCAGTGAGGAGTATCTGGCGC from Candidatus Diapherotrites archaeon includes these protein-coding regions:
- a CDS encoding four helix bundle protein, whose protein sequence is MSVAIRSYRDLMAWKKAVALVTEIYRLTSDFPKEEMFGLTSQVRRAAVSIPSNI